The genomic window AGCATCAATAGCGGCCCAGAGTTGAACCTTGGGGTCCTGGGGAAATGGTTCCTTCACAGCATCCTTATAGACAGAAAGATAACGGGACACCACTTTTTTCAGGTCAGCTGCATCGAGTTCATTATCGTTTTCAACGCCTTTATCTCTTTTAATTGAATCGAGAGCACCTTCGAAGGCATGATGGGGAACTCCTTTTACGACGTCCCCGAACATCTGAATAAATCGTCTGTACGCATCCCAGGCAAATCTTTCATTCCCTGATCGGGCGGCCAGGCCTTCTACTGCTTTTTCAGTCAATCCAAGATTCAGGACCGTATCCATCATACCCGGCATGGAAATAGCGGCACCGGAACGAACGGAGACAAGAAGCGGATTATCATGATCACCCAGTTTCATACCCATCTGGGCTTCCAGTTTCTTGAGGTGTTGTTCCACTTCTTTAACTATGTAATCGGGATAGGCTTTATTGTTTTCATAATAGAGTTCACATGCATCGGTTGAGATAGTGAAACCAGGAGGGACGGGAATTCCTAGATTTGTCATTTCTGCCAGGTTGGCACCCTTTCCCCCCAGGGTATCTTTCATTTCCGATTTTCCTTCTGCGGATCCTCCACCAAAAAAGTAAACAAATTTTTCTTGACTCATACTGTCCCTCTTAACGACTAAATTTTCAATTAACACGGATAATCCATATTAACTTACCAAATGTTAATTCCGGTCTGAAAAACTGTCAAGGAAATATGAGAGGTGAATTCCAAATAAGCTATACAGACGTATAGCTTATTCTACTCGATCGAAAACATAACACTAATCAGGCGTATAGCTGTCACTAGGAGGAGACTATACAATTGTTAAGGTCAGGCAACGTAAGCTTTCAGAAACTGAATTCTGGAGGGATGCTGTAGTCTGGTAATGGCTTTTTTCTCGATCTGTCTGATTCTTTCTTTAGTCAAACCGTAGTGATCTCCAATTTCTTTGAGAGAAAGAGGCTTTATACCATTCAAACCAAATCTTTTTTCTAGTATTTCTGATTCTTTAGGAGTCAGAGTAGAAAGAACACTGTTGATATCTTCAGACAATAATATATCCATGACCAGATTATCCGGAGTTTTGTATTGATCATCTTCAATAAAATCACCTAAGACACTGTCTTCACTGTGGGTCGGTGATTCAAGAGAGACAAGGTCTCTCGAAATGTTCATCAATTTTTTGACATCATCCACATGGATCCCTACATTATTTGAAATTTCTTCTGCATCGGGATCTTCTCCATTTATCTTGGTCAATTCCTTACGGACTTTTTCAATCTGGACCAGCTCGTTGGCCCGATTCAAGGGGAGTCTGATCATTCTGGATTTTTCATACACAGCTTTAAGAATAGATTGTCTGATCCACCATACAGCATAGGATATGAAATGATATCCTTTTTCTGGATCATACTTTTCGATAGCAT from Oceanispirochaeta sp. includes these protein-coding regions:
- a CDS encoding RNA polymerase sigma factor RpoD/SigA, whose product is MAYTKYNDDENILSIYLKEINKIPLLTREEEDDIARKAVKGDQIAKDRLVRSNLRFVVNVSKKYQNQGLPLDDLISEGNIGLINAIEKYDPEKGYHFISYAVWWIRQSILKAVYEKSRMIRLPLNRANELVQIEKVRKELTKINGEDPDAEEISNNVGIHVDDVKKLMNISRDLVSLESPTHSEDSVLGDFIEDDQYKTPDNLVMDILLSEDINSVLSTLTPKESEILEKRFGLNGIKPLSLKEIGDHYGLTKERIRQIEKKAITRLQHPSRIQFLKAYVA